The region caaaaaggcTGCTCTGTAAGAATCAGTTCAGCCGTTCAAGTTTTTCTGCCTGAGCCCTCGCGGTTGGGAGCCACCGTTCCTCAGACAATGCGATAATCGAAGGTGTCCTTCTCGGTGTGGTCCGTCCAGTTGGAGGAAGGCATGCTGCGGTAAGGGTCcagcaggatgcggaagcagcgCACGATGAGCAGGGCCAGGAAAATGAAGAGGAGCAGCACAAAGACGAAGGCCGCCTTTTGCTCCAGGGTCAGGTAGGAAGGCACATTATGGCCCCCGCCCGAGGAGGACAGCGTGCTGCTGAACAAGCCCTCTGCCATCCTGGGCACTTCCATGCTTGGTCTTCGTGGCTCCAGCTCTCTGCTCGTGGCTCAAAGACGCTGATGGGAGATGGAAACACTGAAGGAACCTGCGGGAGGGACCAGATAAATTTAGATGAAAGAAAAGAaacccactttattttgtcattgtattgttacaacgaacgtgttctctgcatttaacccatcctattgtataggagcagagggcagctgcagggtccggggaccaacttcacttcttttttccattgccttgctcaggggcacagacaggagtattaaccctaacatgcatgtctttttgatggtggaacccagagcacccagaggaaacccatgcagacgcggggagaacatgcaaagtccacacagaaagaacccgggacgacctggggttcgaacccaagaccttcttgctgtgaggcaacagatcTAACCGCTGTGCCGCCATGTCTGCACAAAATGCAGACATGTGTATTATCAATTCGTTTTGGAgattaaacccccccccttttctccctaattgtacttggccaattatcctgtttttccaagctgtcccggtcgctgctccacccctgctgccgatccggggagggctgcagactaccacacgcctcctccgatacatgtggagtcaccagccacttctttccacctgacagtgaggaggttcaccaggggagccagggagggtcacgctacccaccccccgaagaggcacccccgaccgaccagagggggcgctggtgcagcgaccagcacacatacccacatccggcttcccacccgcagacacggccaattgtgtctgtagggacgtccaaccaagccggagggaacatggggattcgaaccggcgacccccagtgttggtaggcaacggaatggaccgccacgccacccggacgcccccttggtGATTTAAATTTTAAGCTGTTAGTCTCATCTTGTATAACAGAATTGTAATTTAAAGCTGTATTCGTTTTCATGTTTCATTTTTATCCTTTATTTCCCTTCTTTGTTTTCCTATTTAGTTATTTTCCCCTGTTCTTCCCTTTATCCATCCTCCCTTTGGAATGTCGCGGGATGGAGAGGGAGGTTGGGTTCGGGTACGTGGGTTCATGACAGGAGCGGGATCGTTCAAAATCGAAAAACGTGGATGTTATGCCACAATGAAAACAtgatgcaaaacaaaaaaacaaagaacaaaaacaaagcaacgcCTGCCGTTGGTAACTCTAATAGTCCTGCAAAACCACGTGTACATTTCTGTTATGGGGGAGTTCATGACAAACACGGATCTGAACAAACGTGTGTTACGTCATAGGATCGGCCGGTGTAACGGCGAGCTGGACTATCAACAGCAGCATCTCGGTGAAACCAGCTAGTATGACAAGAAAACCATCCTTTCTGTGAAAACCAGGACCAACAAAGAACCTCGAGGATACACAAAAAATAAGCCCTAAAAAAGTAACATCTCCACAACCCGATGTGAGGAGGGTCTCCATGCCTGGCTCGTGGGCTGGGGAGCGGGATCTTTATCTTTTCAGGGTCTGACCTCAGACGTCACACAGGCTGGCGGTGGCGTGATCCATCACGCGTCCGAGAAGCCACATCTCATCCCAGTGATTTATTCTCCTGGCCAAAAAGTATGGCGGGAGAAGAGGCTATCTGTTTTCTCTCCCCTCGGCGGTGCTCAGGGACGCTCCTCCAGTGTTCACCATGATAGAAGAGTCTCGGTTTAATGTCATCCAATGTCACAGTAAGGTCGTCGAATAGAGACCAAAACGATTCTGCTCCCAGTATTTTTAAATGTGACGTTCTTCATCCAGATCTGACACGTTTCCGGCATTCCTTCAAACAAGAGCTGGGGACGCGTTATAACGGCCCTCTTCAGTGTCCATACCTCCATTTATCACAGGGCGCCACACGTTTTCTATATGAAGCCATGACGGCCGCCTTGGTGAGCGGATGTCCGGCATGATGGTTTTTAAAATATAAATTGGCGTGAAAGGGATGTCAAGTGTCTCGGTGCTGCCCCCATGTGTCCTGGAGGACGGTGTGAACATCGCCAGCACATCGTGTTCATCACACCACTTAGCGCAATGCCAGCTCTCCTGGTGATGCTCAACACAGCGGAAATAATCAGTCGGTAAAAACCGgcaggcagcggggggggggggggggggcagagagttgGGGGTAAATCGACATTCAGGGGGCAGAAGGTGGGATCCTTACTGTATAATTGGTCATCTCCTGAAAAGCGTTCATTAGTCGTCTAATACAGGGGATGAAGCATGCGAACAGTGTTGACTGTGGTTTATacgtactgtctgtctgtctgtctgtctgtctgtctgtctgtcaaatgTGTATTTAAATCATCAACAGATGGTGCTCGGGGAAAACAAAAGTGATTTAAAAATCCCTGGAGTGTTAAATTAGAGTTGATGGAACATAGCCGCAAATATGTCTGACTGTAGAAATTGGTCAGAATTACAAAACTGTAGAATTTATTTTTGTCTTTGCTCATGTCAGAGCTCGTCCTGGTTGACGTTAACCCTGACGTTAACCCACGTTAACCCCGTCCCTGCCTGATGATCTGAATATAACACTACTGTAGAGTTGACCCCACCTGGAGAcagcgagacagcgagagagaggagacagagaagagacagagagacagagagacagaaagagagagggcaagagaaagagtgtgtgtgagagagagagactgggagagggagagagaaacagaaagaaggagagagacaagagagggagagagaggcagaa is a window of Lampris incognitus isolate fLamInc1 chromosome 9, fLamInc1.hap2, whole genome shotgun sequence DNA encoding:
- the LOC130118346 gene encoding cortexin-3-like, translated to MEVPRMAEGLFSSTLSSSGGGHNVPSYLTLEQKAAFVFVLLLFIFLALLIVRCFRILLDPYRSMPSSNWTDHTEKDTFDYRIV